A section of the Microbacterium forte genome encodes:
- a CDS encoding SGNH/GDSL hydrolase family protein encodes MTEVRYVAIGDSFTEGVGDDLPDGRERGWADLVAQGWADAAGHPISYANLAIRGKLAWPIVEQQLEPALALRPTHLSFNGGGNDMLRPRTDLEHIADAFSRVLRRCDEEGVTLILLSGANPSGQLPMGSLVQRRGDLLSDAVLRRVEGRDDVVRALNWPDRELADAKYWSADRLHMNSAGHHRVAARVLHGLGFEPPSTWWSPTALTAGGPAGLAYYREFVGPWVRRRVTRTSSGDGRAAKYPDWVERVPHA; translated from the coding sequence GTGACAGAAGTACGTTATGTGGCCATCGGAGATTCCTTCACCGAGGGAGTGGGTGATGATCTCCCCGACGGCCGTGAGCGAGGGTGGGCGGACCTCGTGGCTCAGGGATGGGCCGATGCCGCCGGTCACCCGATCAGCTACGCGAACCTCGCGATCCGCGGCAAGCTCGCCTGGCCGATCGTCGAGCAGCAGCTCGAACCCGCGCTCGCGCTGCGTCCGACGCATCTGTCGTTCAACGGCGGAGGAAACGACATGCTCCGACCGAGGACCGACCTCGAGCACATCGCCGACGCGTTCAGTCGGGTTCTGCGCCGGTGTGACGAAGAGGGCGTCACCCTGATCCTGCTCTCCGGGGCGAATCCGAGTGGTCAGCTTCCGATGGGGTCGCTCGTGCAACGGCGCGGCGACCTGCTCTCCGACGCGGTGCTGCGCCGGGTGGAGGGTCGCGACGACGTCGTGCGGGCACTCAACTGGCCAGACCGAGAACTCGCCGATGCGAAGTACTGGTCTGCGGACCGGCTCCACATGAACTCCGCCGGTCACCATCGTGTCGCCGCGCGAGTGCTCCACGGCCTGGGGTTCGAGCCGCCGTCGACGTGGTGGTCTCCGACCGCTCTCACCGCAGGTGGCCCGGCCGGTCTCGCCTACTACCGTGAGTTCGTCGGCCCCTGGGTCCGACGGCGCGTCACACGCACCTCTTCCGGAGACGGCCGCGCCGCGAAGTACCCGGACTGGGTCGAGAGGGTTCCGCACGCGTGA
- a CDS encoding formylglycine-generating enzyme family protein, with the protein MRRITGGSVTLHDARRKVERTVAVEDFEIGVFPITEEQLAEILPIASRHPRRPAVDVSWLRAIHFCNAASEWEGLDPVYRFDGEDVSWDATGDGYRLPTEAEWEYACRAGSVGPHYAPLADAAWTSADAVSSPQDVGGKLPNLHGLFDTLGNVWEWCWDLLDPARYDDYRVFRGGGFADDSWSVRASVRRGGGPRMHHEDVGMRVARGGFNSSDDAQGWSARADRERAAVDGPVPFGWTPLRRPGR; encoded by the coding sequence ATGCGCCGCATCACAGGCGGCTCGGTCACTCTGCATGATGCGCGTCGCAAGGTCGAGCGCACCGTCGCGGTCGAGGACTTCGAGATCGGCGTGTTCCCGATCACCGAGGAGCAGCTCGCGGAGATCCTCCCCATCGCATCACGGCATCCGCGGCGTCCTGCAGTCGATGTGAGCTGGCTCCGGGCGATCCATTTCTGCAATGCCGCCTCCGAATGGGAGGGGCTCGATCCGGTCTATCGCTTCGACGGCGAAGACGTCAGCTGGGATGCGACAGGTGACGGGTATCGGCTGCCCACTGAGGCCGAATGGGAGTACGCCTGCAGGGCGGGCTCGGTCGGTCCTCATTACGCTCCGCTCGCCGACGCCGCCTGGACGAGCGCCGACGCGGTCTCCTCTCCTCAGGATGTCGGTGGCAAGCTGCCGAACCTGCACGGCCTCTTCGACACTCTCGGCAACGTCTGGGAGTGGTGCTGGGATCTTCTGGATCCGGCCCGCTACGACGACTATCGGGTGTTCCGAGGCGGCGGGTTCGCCGACGACTCCTGGAGCGTCCGGGCGTCGGTGCGCCGCGGGGGAGGACCCCGCATGCATCACGAGGACGTCGGCATGCGTGTCGCCCGAGGAGGCTTCAACTCATCGGATGACGCCCAGGGCTGGTCAGCGCGAGCAGATCGTGAGCGTGCAGCGGTCGACGGCCCCGTGCCCTTCGGATGGACACCGTTGAGGCGACCGGGGCGCTGA
- a CDS encoding GNAT family N-acetyltransferase, producing MPTSFTFSNDRALIDRDLVHRWLSEESYWAKGRSRATQDAAIDASRNYSIRDDADRQVGYARVVTDGVTFAWLCDVFVDEKARGHGIGRMLVEGVLEDLRESSTVKRIMLATSTAGGLYAQYGFAPSADPDHYMVKLIDRG from the coding sequence ATGCCCACGAGCTTCACCTTCTCGAACGACCGCGCCCTGATCGATCGCGACCTGGTGCACCGCTGGCTGAGCGAGGAGTCGTACTGGGCGAAGGGCCGCAGCCGCGCGACCCAGGACGCCGCGATAGACGCGTCACGCAACTACTCGATCCGCGACGACGCTGACCGGCAGGTCGGGTACGCCCGCGTCGTGACCGATGGAGTCACCTTCGCGTGGCTGTGCGATGTGTTCGTCGACGAGAAGGCCCGAGGACACGGAATCGGGCGGATGCTGGTCGAGGGGGTGCTGGAGGACCTCCGCGAATCCTCGACCGTCAAGCGCATCATGCTCGCCACCAGCACTGCCGGCGGTCTGTACGCACAGTACGGCTTCGCACCGTCGGCCGACCCCGACCACTACATGGTGAAGCTGATCGACCGAGGGTGA